A window of Bradyrhizobium diazoefficiens genomic DNA:
TGGTCGATCGCGGCATCTCGACGCAAACCGGAGGCTGGGTGATCGCGGCGATCGGCCTGTTCAACATCGTGGGGTCGCTCAGCGTCGGCTATCTCCAGAACTCGGTGCCGAAGCGCTACATCCTCTCGACCATCTACTTCACGCGTGCGCTGGCGACGCTCGCCTTCATCTCGTTCCCGATCACGCCGTTCTCGGCGATCGCGTTCGGCGCGATTTCCGGCCTGACCTGGCTGTCGACGGTGCCGCCGACCTCGGCGCTGGTGGCGCTGATGTTCGGCACCCGCTGGCTTGCGACGCTCTACGGCTTCGCCTTCGTCAGCCATCAGGTCGGCGGTTTCCTCGGCGTCTGGCTCGGCGGAATCGTCTTCGAGCGCTTCGGTTCCTACATGCCGATCTGGTGGCTCTCGATCCTGTTCGGCGTGCTCTCCGCCTTGATCAATCTTCCGATCGTCGAGAAACCTGTTGCGCGAGCGGTTGCGCAGCCCGCCTGATCGGCTAAACATCCCGTCAAACAAGTCAGGGAGTTTTGCTGTGGCCACGTTCAAGGCGATCCGGATCGATAAGGCGGACAAGGGTACCACCGCCGCGCTGACGCAGTTCGATGAAGCCGAACTGATGGACGGCGACGTCACCGTCCGTGTGGAATGGTCGACGCTGAACTACAAGGACGGCCTCGCGCTCACCGGCAAGGCGCCGGTGGTGCGCCGCTTCCCGATGATCGCCGGCATCGACTTCGCCGGCACCGTCGAGCAATCCTCGCATCCGCAGTGGAAGGCGGGCGACAAGGTCATCTGCACCGGTTGGGGCATGGGCGAGACCCATCTCGGCGCCTATGCCGAGAAGGCGCGGGTGAAGGGCGACTGGCTGGTCACGCTGCCGCAGGGCCTGTCGGCGCGCGACGCCATGGCGATCGGCACCGCCGGCTTCACTGCGATGCTCTCGGTGCTGGCACTGGAGAAGCACGGTGTATCGCCGAAGAGCGGTCCCGTGGTGGTGACAGGCGCCGCCGGCGGCGTCGGCTCGGTCGCCACCGCCGTGCTGTCGAAGCTCGGCTACCACGTCATCGCCTCGACCGGCCGGGTCTCGGAGACCGACTATCTGAAGCATCTCGGAGCAGCCGAAATCATCGATCGAAGCGAATTGTCGGCGCCGGCGAAGCCCATCGCCAGGGAGCGCTGGGCCGGCGGCGTCGACAGCGTCGGCTCGGCCACCCTCGCGAATCTTCTCTCGATGACGAAATATGGTGGAGCGATTGCGGCCTGCGGCCTGGCGGCGGGCATGGACCTGCCATCTTCCGTCGCACCTTTCATTTTACGCGGGGTGTGCCTTCTCGGCATCGATTCCGTGATGTGT
This region includes:
- a CDS encoding MDR family oxidoreductase; translation: MATFKAIRIDKADKGTTAALTQFDEAELMDGDVTVRVEWSTLNYKDGLALTGKAPVVRRFPMIAGIDFAGTVEQSSHPQWKAGDKVICTGWGMGETHLGAYAEKARVKGDWLVTLPQGLSARDAMAIGTAGFTAMLSVLALEKHGVSPKSGPVVVTGAAGGVGSVATAVLSKLGYHVIASTGRVSETDYLKHLGAAEIIDRSELSAPAKPIARERWAGGVDSVGSATLANLLSMTKYGGAIAACGLAAGMDLPSSVAPFILRGVCLLGIDSVMCPIEPRKAAWQRLASDLDRTKLAEITHEIALDQVLDWGAKILAGEVRGRIVVKIV